One region of Jatrophihabitans cynanchi genomic DNA includes:
- a CDS encoding C40 family peptidase, which produces MKPAVIGGIAAALIGALVLFLVVIGGSASGGLVTSALAVTPTCAGRGPISGLNPTQAANAHTVIAVAEGVGGRQAAVIAVSVALAESDLRDLGNTSVPGSDIGQGMGSDHDSVGLFQQRASWGSVSDRLDPTTATRLFVSRLLAVAGWRQMPPWLAAQAVQDSAHTDGSNYEATLALARQILAGAGGGTSCDTLTGGAAANTRPGSHGLPDDYIIPATANAAETAVITFAIAQLDKPYVFGAAGPRAYDCSGLTMTAWAQVGVGLPHYTVAQARAGTPVASPARMSPGDLILVPGDDGTVAAPGHVGLYLGDGLVINAADPADGIRVQTYTNFVQVGHGLSGIRHIG; this is translated from the coding sequence ATGAAGCCCGCTGTGATCGGCGGGATCGCCGCAGCCCTCATCGGTGCCCTGGTCCTGTTCCTGGTGGTGATCGGCGGTAGCGCGTCGGGGGGTCTGGTTACCTCTGCGCTTGCGGTGACGCCGACCTGTGCCGGCAGGGGTCCGATCAGCGGATTGAATCCGACGCAGGCGGCGAACGCGCACACGGTGATCGCGGTTGCCGAGGGCGTGGGTGGCCGGCAGGCGGCGGTGATCGCGGTGTCGGTGGCGTTGGCCGAGTCGGACCTGCGGGACTTGGGCAACACGAGCGTGCCCGGGTCGGACATCGGACAAGGGATGGGCTCGGATCACGACTCGGTCGGCTTGTTCCAGCAGCGGGCGTCGTGGGGCAGCGTGTCCGACCGCCTGGACCCGACGACTGCGACGCGCCTGTTCGTGTCCCGGCTGCTGGCCGTAGCGGGGTGGCGGCAGATGCCGCCGTGGCTGGCCGCGCAAGCCGTCCAAGACTCGGCCCACACCGACGGGTCGAACTACGAGGCGACGCTCGCGCTGGCACGACAAATCCTCGCGGGCGCCGGTGGTGGAACGAGCTGCGACACGCTCACCGGTGGCGCAGCGGCGAACACCCGGCCGGGTTCGCACGGCTTGCCCGACGACTACATCATCCCGGCCACAGCGAACGCGGCCGAGACGGCGGTGATCACGTTCGCGATCGCCCAACTGGACAAGCCGTACGTGTTCGGCGCGGCGGGACCGAGGGCGTACGACTGCTCTGGGCTGACGATGACCGCGTGGGCCCAGGTCGGTGTCGGCCTGCCGCACTACACGGTTGCCCAGGCGCGCGCGGGCACCCCGGTGGCCAGCCCCGCTCGAATGTCGCCCGGGGATCTGATCCTGGTGCCCGGTGACGACGGCACCGTCGCAGCCCCCGGCCACGTCGGCCTGTACCTCGGCGACGGGTTGGTGATCAATGCAGCCGACCCGGCCGACGGCATCCGCGTGCAGACCTACACCAACTTCGTACAGGTGGGCCATGGCCTGTCCGGCATCCGCCACATCGGCTGA
- a CDS encoding HD domain-containing protein produces the protein MLLSSSDAELVTAAAWLHDVGYSPDLVQTGFHPLDGARWLRTKGVAESVCRLVAWHTSAFAEATERGMTNLLLAEFPRPDEKSLRVLTWADLTSSATGQPCTVEERVAEILARYPSHSPVYRTITAARAELTRIGSEVGQAIRSTK, from the coding sequence GTGCTGCTCTCAAGTTCGGACGCCGAGCTCGTGACGGCGGCCGCATGGCTCCATGACGTTGGCTACTCGCCTGATCTGGTGCAGACGGGGTTTCATCCGTTGGACGGGGCCCGGTGGCTGCGCACCAAGGGCGTCGCGGAGTCGGTCTGCCGCCTGGTCGCGTGGCACACGTCGGCGTTCGCCGAGGCCACGGAGCGGGGCATGACCAACCTGCTCCTAGCCGAGTTCCCTCGCCCCGATGAGAAGTCGTTGCGGGTGCTCACTTGGGCGGACCTCACCTCCAGCGCCACCGGGCAGCCGTGCACCGTCGAGGAGCGTGTTGCCGAGATCCTGGCCCGCTACCCGTCCCACTCACCGGTCTACCGGACAATCACCGCCGCCCGCGCCGAGCTCACGAGGATCGGGTCCGAGGTCGGCCAGGCGATAAGGTCGACCAAGTGA
- a CDS encoding DUF6112 family protein, with the protein MRMRSLNGVLAGPPHIDPNTNGLPGVGEAEKIVGALLTFGVIAAVAGLVVAAIVWAFGGHSANPALVHRGKSGVLVALVAALLIGAANVLVQFFWNAGTGL; encoded by the coding sequence ATGCGCATGCGCTCGCTGAACGGCGTGCTCGCCGGCCCGCCCCACATCGACCCCAACACCAACGGCCTACCCGGCGTCGGCGAGGCCGAGAAGATCGTCGGCGCGCTGCTCACCTTCGGGGTGATCGCCGCGGTCGCAGGGCTCGTAGTCGCGGCGATCGTGTGGGCGTTCGGTGGGCACTCGGCCAATCCGGCGCTGGTGCACCGCGGCAAGTCCGGCGTGCTGGTCGCGCTGGTCGCCGCGCTGCTGATCGGCGCCGCGAACGTACTCGTGCAGTTCTTCTGGAACGCCGGCACCGGTCTGTGA
- the ispF gene encoding 2-C-methyl-D-erythritol 2,4-cyclodiphosphate synthase, translating into MSFRTGVGRDIHRLVPGHPLVLGGVTIPADRGFATHSDGDVLSHALVDALAGAIADGDLGVHYPEDDPDAQDARSLDFVTEFGEHVRKAGYAIVNVDSFVVLGPIKLRPYIEQMRSNVAGALKLPLADVSVKARSNDGLGLEGEGAACSAWASVLVRPVDH; encoded by the coding sequence ATGAGCTTCCGGACCGGCGTAGGACGCGACATCCACCGCCTCGTGCCCGGGCACCCGCTCGTCCTCGGCGGGGTCACGATCCCGGCCGACCGTGGCTTCGCGACGCACTCCGACGGGGACGTTCTATCCCACGCCCTGGTGGACGCCCTTGCCGGCGCGATCGCCGACGGCGACCTCGGCGTGCATTATCCGGAGGACGACCCGGACGCGCAGGACGCCCGGTCCCTGGACTTCGTGACCGAGTTTGGCGAACACGTCCGCAAGGCGGGCTACGCGATCGTGAACGTCGACTCGTTCGTCGTCCTCGGCCCGATCAAGCTGCGCCCGTATATCGAGCAGATGCGCTCCAATGTCGCCGGTGCGCTCAAGCTGCCGCTGGCTGACGTGTCGGTGAAGGCACGCTCGAACGACGGACTCGGCCTGGAGGGCGAGGGAGCTGCGTGTTCAGCGTGGGCCAGCGTGCTCGTCCGGCCGGTAGATCACTGA
- the mobF gene encoding MobF family relaxase, translating into MTISIRPMKLGTGYAYLIESVARGDGAADRSSPLTRYYAETGTPPGRFLGAGLAGVNDGEGVAEGTVCSEEMLFNLLGLCADPVTGRPIGRRPGANTVAGFDLTFSVPKSISTAWALADAGTQSVIYRAHQEAIRVTIAYAEQHSFFSRSGRQGIVQEPIRGVVAAGFDHRDSRAGDPQLHTHVVIQNRAQSLDGRWRTLDSRALYRQVVTLSELHQGILHDLLSACLGWGWDARTRRHSPVPKWEVAGVAEELMREFSQRSAQIEMTKDSYIARFTAAYGRQPTAVEVLRMRQRATLATRPDKQHHSLAEQTETWRDRARPYVGNDTVAWLATLAGRNDLPALRADDLAEEILADLARSAVWTVADKRATFTRANILAEIHRQLHGARFADPADRIAVGEHTANLAVAEVLDLAPAERHHVPERFRRADGVSKLRGIGTAVYTTRALLDAEDRLLAAGRDIAGPRVDVGVVARVADAALPGRGYGLSTDQALAVEQVATSGRVLDVLVGPAGTGKSTCMAGLRAMWEAAHGPVTVVGLAPSAAAAEALGDQLGVEAENTAKWLTEARRTPDRLAEITRLEQRLARVQPQQGDVSGAHTQLLARLAALRAERGRWTLRAGQLVIIDEASLAGTFALDELVSHARAAGAKVLLVGDWAQLSAVEAGGAFAMLVHDRHRVPELTDVRRFHQPWEKAASTRLRVGDPSVIDTYTDHERIRSGNREDMLDALYTAWKTDTDGGQSSLMIAADAHTVAELNQRARTDRIATGHVQPAGLEVAAGGVAGVGDLVVTRENNRHLATGRRWVKNGDRWTVTATHPDGSMTVKRATGGGEVVLPAGYVREHVELAYATTAHRAQGATVDTAHALITVTTPREVLYVAATRGREMNRIYVDTFHDPDHDTSHGPVPETPVAHVLARVLANRGTDLAAHTTAEQAQREANSLVRLAQEYSTIAKTAEADHWQSLIEGCGVGNDQVVEVLASEAYGPLVAALRTAEARGLDIATALPMLVQARPLADAEDVAAVLHGRVDRWVSSARTGRARARDRSIVGLVPRAAHVGDPDMARALDERAAAMEHRAAQLVSRAIERREPWIAALGTPPTEPAPRAQWLREARTVAAFRELHATTAVSVENAHTATEAGDARAALAAIERARAITNRQTPGTASTVTEPVVEQIGVQR; encoded by the coding sequence GTGACGATCTCGATCCGGCCGATGAAACTCGGCACCGGCTACGCGTACTTGATCGAGTCGGTCGCGCGCGGCGACGGGGCGGCGGACCGCTCCTCGCCATTGACTCGCTATTACGCCGAGACGGGGACCCCGCCAGGTCGGTTCCTCGGTGCTGGGCTGGCCGGCGTCAATGACGGCGAGGGTGTCGCCGAGGGGACCGTGTGCAGCGAGGAAATGTTGTTCAACCTGCTCGGCCTGTGCGCCGACCCCGTGACCGGACGTCCAATCGGCCGGCGGCCCGGCGCCAACACGGTGGCCGGGTTCGACCTGACGTTCTCGGTCCCCAAGTCGATTTCCACCGCTTGGGCGCTGGCCGACGCGGGCACCCAATCGGTCATCTACCGAGCCCATCAGGAAGCGATCCGCGTCACGATCGCCTACGCCGAACAGCACTCGTTCTTCTCCCGCTCGGGTCGGCAGGGCATCGTGCAGGAACCGATCCGGGGGGTGGTCGCCGCCGGGTTCGACCACCGGGACTCCCGCGCCGGCGACCCCCAACTTCACACCCACGTGGTCATCCAGAACCGGGCCCAGTCACTCGATGGCCGGTGGCGCACCCTCGATTCGCGGGCGCTGTACCGGCAGGTCGTCACTCTCTCCGAGCTGCACCAGGGCATCCTGCACGATCTGCTCAGCGCCTGTCTCGGGTGGGGCTGGGACGCGCGAACCCGCCGCCACAGCCCGGTCCCGAAATGGGAAGTCGCCGGCGTGGCCGAGGAGCTGATGCGCGAGTTCTCCCAACGCAGCGCACAGATCGAGATGACCAAGGACAGCTACATCGCTCGTTTCACTGCCGCCTATGGCCGCCAGCCGACCGCCGTCGAGGTGCTGCGGATGCGCCAACGCGCGACCCTCGCGACCCGCCCGGACAAGCAGCACCACAGCCTGGCCGAGCAAACCGAGACGTGGCGGGACCGGGCCCGCCCTTACGTCGGCAACGACACCGTCGCGTGGCTCGCGACCCTGGCAGGCCGTAACGACCTGCCCGCGCTGCGCGCCGACGACCTTGCCGAGGAGATCCTGGCCGACCTCGCCCGGTCGGCGGTATGGACGGTCGCGGACAAGCGGGCCACGTTCACCCGCGCAAATATTCTGGCCGAGATCCACCGCCAACTGCACGGGGCCCGGTTCGCCGACCCGGCGGACCGGATCGCCGTAGGGGAGCACACAGCGAACCTCGCCGTCGCTGAGGTGCTGGACCTGGCACCGGCCGAACGGCACCACGTCCCGGAACGGTTCCGGCGGGCCGACGGCGTCTCGAAGCTTCGCGGCATCGGCACCGCCGTCTACACCACCCGGGCACTGTTGGACGCCGAGGACCGGCTGCTTGCGGCCGGACGCGACATTGCAGGGCCGCGTGTCGACGTGGGTGTCGTCGCCCGCGTCGCGGACGCGGCCCTGCCTGGACGCGGTTACGGGCTGTCGACCGACCAGGCGCTGGCGGTCGAGCAGGTCGCCACCTCCGGCCGGGTACTGGACGTGCTCGTCGGTCCGGCCGGGACCGGGAAGTCCACCTGCATGGCCGGACTGCGGGCCATGTGGGAGGCGGCGCACGGCCCCGTGACGGTGGTCGGCCTCGCGCCGTCTGCGGCCGCCGCCGAGGCGCTCGGCGATCAGCTCGGGGTCGAGGCCGAGAACACAGCCAAGTGGCTCACCGAGGCCCGTCGGACGCCCGATCGGCTCGCCGAGATCACGCGCTTGGAGCAGCGATTGGCCCGAGTGCAGCCACAGCAGGGGGACGTGAGCGGGGCCCACACTCAGCTGCTCGCTCGGCTCGCCGCGTTGCGTGCCGAACGCGGCCGGTGGACGCTACGGGCCGGACAGTTGGTCATCATCGACGAGGCCAGCCTCGCCGGAACCTTCGCCCTCGACGAACTGGTCAGCCACGCCCGCGCCGCAGGAGCGAAGGTGCTGCTGGTCGGGGACTGGGCCCAGCTGTCCGCGGTCGAGGCCGGCGGCGCGTTCGCGATGCTCGTCCACGACCGCCACCGCGTCCCCGAACTGACCGACGTGCGCCGCTTCCACCAGCCGTGGGAGAAGGCCGCCTCCACCCGGCTCCGCGTCGGCGACCCGTCCGTGATCGACACCTACACCGACCACGAGCGGATCCGCTCCGGCAACCGCGAGGACATGCTCGACGCCCTCTACACCGCCTGGAAGACCGACACCGACGGTGGACAGTCGTCGCTGATGATCGCCGCCGACGCGCACACCGTCGCCGAGCTCAACCAGCGAGCCCGCACCGACCGCATCGCCACCGGCCACGTGCAGCCCGCCGGCCTGGAGGTCGCTGCCGGCGGGGTCGCAGGGGTCGGCGACCTCGTCGTGACCCGGGAGAACAACCGCCACCTGGCCACCGGGCGGCGGTGGGTCAAGAACGGTGACCGGTGGACCGTCACCGCCACCCACCCCGACGGATCGATGACGGTGAAGCGCGCCACCGGCGGCGGCGAGGTCGTGCTGCCCGCCGGGTACGTGCGCGAGCACGTCGAACTCGCCTACGCCACCACCGCCCACCGCGCCCAAGGCGCCACCGTCGACACCGCCCACGCCCTGATCACCGTCACGACGCCTCGCGAGGTCCTCTACGTCGCCGCCACCCGCGGCCGGGAGATGAACCGGATCTACGTCGACACGTTCCACGACCCCGACCACGACACCAGCCACGGGCCCGTCCCCGAAACCCCGGTCGCTCACGTGCTGGCCCGGGTGCTCGCCAACCGCGGCACCGATCTCGCCGCGCACACCACTGCCGAGCAGGCGCAGCGCGAGGCGAACTCGCTGGTCCGGCTGGCGCAGGAGTACTCCACGATTGCGAAGACCGCTGAGGCCGATCACTGGCAGAGCCTCATCGAAGGCTGCGGCGTCGGCAATGATCAGGTAGTGGAGGTGCTCGCCTCCGAGGCGTACGGACCGCTCGTCGCGGCCCTGCGTACTGCGGAAGCCCGAGGCCTGGACATCGCGACTGCGCTGCCGATGCTCGTCCAGGCTCGGCCCCTGGCCGACGCCGAGGACGTCGCCGCCGTCCTGCACGGTCGCGTCGATCGGTGGGTCTCCTCCGCTAGGACGGGACGGGCGAGGGCCCGGGATCGCAGCATCGTCGGCCTCGTCCCGCGGGCTGCCCACGTCGGCGACCCGGACATGGCGCGAGCCCTCGACGAGCGAGCCGCCGCGATGGAACACCGCGCGGCCCAGCTCGTCAGCCGGGCGATCGAGCGGCGCGAGCCGTGGATCGCTGCCCTCGGCACACCGCCGACCGAACCCGCGCCACGGGCGCAGTGGCTGCGCGAAGCCCGCACCGTCGCGGCGTTCCGCGAGCTCCACGCAACGACAGCCGTGTCCGTCGAGAACGCGCATACCGCGACTGAGGCCGGCGATGCCCGCGCCGCGCTCGCGGCCATCGAACGCGCTCGAGCCATCACAAACCGTCAGACCCCCGGTACAGCATCAACGGTGACCGAACCCGTCGTCGAGCAGATCGGAGTGCAGCGATGA